One Panicum virgatum strain AP13 chromosome 3N, P.virgatum_v5, whole genome shotgun sequence DNA segment encodes these proteins:
- the LOC120665050 gene encoding metacaspase-6-like, translated as MGQKRAVLVGINYPGTDGELKGCLNDVARMRRCLVDRFGFDEGGIRVLADADPSTPPPTGANIRRELERLVAGPRAGDTLFFHYSGHGLQPGLPAETGDDDDTGYDECIVPCDLNLIKDQDFTELVAKVPDGCLFTMVSDSCHSGGLIDKTKEQIGNSTKQNKKNQQHRAGDTKPPSASGTCTCSCSSLLRIIRGAVESLGVHLPCHGRRHGHKQSTQTGGKETDAKTEAEPSTIASATTTSSRSLPLPTFIEMLRDKTGRHDVGVGSIRTTLFHHFGHDASPKVKRFVKVMVGRLRHDGKLDGEEAEQSHALRAALDQDVQSVEEVYAGAAAAARAGLPRNGVLISGCQTDETSADATTPDGVSYGALSNAIQTVLAGSKRGAAAATNRELVVRARELLAKQGYTQQPGLYCSDEHDKLPFIC; from the exons atggggcaGAAGCGCGCGGTGCTGGTGGGCATCAACTACCCGGGCACGGACGGGGAGCTCAAGGGCTGCCTCAACGACGTGGCCCGCATGCGCCGCTGCCTGGTGGACCGCTTCGGCTTCGACGAGGGCGGCATCCGCGTGCTCGCCGACGCCGAcccgtccacgccgccgcccacggggGCCAACATCCGGCGGGAGCTCGAGCGCCTCGTGGCggggccgcgcgccggcgacACGCTCTTCTTCCACTACAGCGGCCACGGCCTGCAGCCAGGG CTGCCCGCCGAGACcggggacgacgacgacacCGGGTACGACGAGTGCATCGTGCCCTGCGACCTCAACCTCATCAAAG ATCAAGACTTCACGGAACTCGTGGCGAAGGTCCCCGACGGCTGCCTCTTCACCATGGTCTCGGACTCGTGCCACAGCGGCGGCCTGATCGACAAGACCAAGGAGCAGATCGGGAacagcaccaagcagaacaagAAGAACCAGCAGCACCGGGCCGGAGACACGAAGCCTCCATCCGCTTCCGGAACCTgcacctgctcctgctcctccctccTGCGGATCATCCGTGGCGCGGTCGAGTCCCTGGGCGTCCACCTCccctgccatggccgccgccatggccacaaGCAGAGCACCCAAACCGGCGGCAAGGAGACGGACGCGAAGACGGAGGCCGAGCCGTCCACGATCGccagcgccaccaccaccagcagccggTCGCTGCCGCTGCCGACGTTCATCGAGATGCTCCGGGACAAGACCGGGAGGCACGACGTCGGCGTGGGGTCGATCCGCACGACGCTGTTCCACCACTTCGGCCACGACGCCAGCCCCAAGGTCAAGAGGTTCGTGAAGGTCATGGTGGGCAGGCTCCGGCACGACGGCAAGCtggacggcgaggaagcggagcagTCGCACGCCCTCAGGGCGGCCCTGGATCAGGACGTGCAGAGCGTCGAGGAGGTGtacgccggggcggcggcggcggccagggccgggCTGCCCCGGAACGGCGTCCTGATCAGCGGGTGCCAGACGGACGAGACCTCGGCGGACGCGACCACGCCCGACGGCGTGTCCTACGGCGCGCTGAGCAACGCGATCCAGACCGTCCTCGCCGGGAGcaagcgcggggcggcggcggcgacgaaccGGGAGCTGGTGGTCAGGGCGCGGGAGCTGCTGGCCAAGCAGGGGTACACGCAGCAGCCCGGGCTCTACTGCAGCGACGAGCACGACAAGCTGCCCTTCATCTGTTGA
- the LOC120665049 gene encoding phosphoglycerate kinase, chloroplastic-like, producing MASAAAHPTSLSIAARAATRAAAAAAAAATPLRRGGLAAACQPARSLAFTAADARLAVHVASRCRQASSARGTRAVATMAKKSVGDLTEADLEGKRVFVRADLNVPLDENQNITDDTRIRAAVPTIQYLIGKGAKVILSSHLGRPKGVTPKFSLAPIVPRLSELLGIQVQKADDCIGPEVEKLVSALPNGGVCLLENVRFYKEEEKNDPEFAQKLASLADLYVNDAFGTAHRAHASTEGVTKFLKPSAAGFLLQKELDYLVGAVSSPKRPFAAIVGGSKVSSKIGVIESLLEKCDILLLGGGMIFTFYKAQGLSVGSSLVEEDKLELATSLLAKAKEKGVSLMLPTDVVIADKFAPDANSQIVPASSIPDGWMGLDIGPDSIASFNAALDTTQTIIWNGPMGVFEFDKFAVGTEAVAKKLAELSGKGVTTIIGGGDSVAAVEKVGVADVMSHISTGGGASLELLEGKELPGVVALDEAVPVTV from the exons ATGGCGTCCGCGGCCGCGCACCCGACCTCGCTCTCCATCGCGGCCCGCGCGGCcaccagggccgccgccgccgccgccgccgccgccaccccgctgcGCAGGGGGGGCCTCGCGGCGGCGTGCCAGCCGGCGCGGTCGCTGGCGTTCACGGCGGCCGACGCGCGGCTCGCGGTCCACGTCGCGTCGCGGTGCCGCCAGGCGTCGTCCGCGCGCGGGACCCGCGCCGTGGCCACCATGGCCAAGAAGAGCGTCGGGGACCTCACGGAGGCCGACCTCGAGGGGAAGCGCGTCTTCGTGCGCGCCGACCTCAACGTGCCGCTCGACGAGAACCAGAACATCACCGACGACACCCgcatccgcgccgccgtcccgacCATCCAGTACCTCATCGGCAAGGGCGCCAAGGTCATCCTCTCCAGCCACTTG GGTCGCCCTAAGGGTGTTACTCCCAAGTTTAGCTTAGCTCCCATTGTACCACGGCTGTCTGAGCTTCTTGGAATTCAG GTGCAAAAAGCTGACGATTGTATTGGCCCTGAAGTTGAGAAATTGGTGTCTGCCTTGCCCAATGGTGGTGTTTGTCTCCTCGAGAACGTAAGATTTTACAAGGAAGAGGAGAAGAATGACCCAGAGTTTGCGCAGAAGCTTGCCTCCCTTGCAGATCTTTATGTTAATGATGCATTTGGAACAGCCCACAGGGCACACGCATCAACTGAGGGAGTTACCAAGTTCTTGAAGCCTTCTGCTGCAGGGTTCCTTTTGCAGAAG GAGCTTGACTACCTTGTTGGAGCTGTTTCAAGCCCTAAACGTCCATTTGCTGCCATCGTGGGTGGCTCAAAGGTGTCATCCAAGATTGGGGTTATTGAATCCCTGTTGGAAAAGTGTGATATCCTTCTTTTGGGTGGTGGTATGATCTTCACATTTTACAAGGCACAAGGACTTTCTGTTGGTTCTTCGTTGGTCGAGGAAGACAAACTTGAGCTTGCAACATCTCTGCTtgcaaaggcaaaggaaaagggtGTCTCCCTTATGTTGCCAACTGATGTTGTCATTGCTGATAAGTTTGCCCCTGATGCTAACAGCCAG ATTGTTCCAGCATCTTCAATTCCTGATGGTTGGATGGGGCTGGACATTGGCCCAGATTCTATTGCTTCATTCAATGCAGCCCTGGACACAACCCAGACAATCATCTGGAATGGGCCCATGGGTGTTTTTGAATTCGACAAGTTCGCTGTAGGAACTGAG GCTGTTGCGAAGAAGTTGGCAGAGCTTAGCGGCAAGGGTGTCACAACCATCATTGGAGGTGGAGACTCTGTTGCAGCTGTTGAGAAGGTGGGAGTTGCTGATGTTATGAGCCACATTTCAACGGGAGGTGGTGCCAGCTTGGAATTGTTGGAAGGAAAGGAGCTTCCTGGAGTTGTTGCGTTGGATGAAGCCGTCCCTGTGACTGTATGA
- the LOC120665048 gene encoding ESX-1 secretion-associated protein EspK-like: MGLPVHFRIILRGEEVKRRNLVSELKHSQHIRYRCSATEREDEVVLGFLDDAPDFDTDRFCFYYKQRLILPFVPAYGFSDRSRSIVGVLQPNHLKPARNKQDFQWSPELAELQKILMEMGAEFWKRLKGKELKDAAALLSLAPPGSHDETNLIWGNTAGMHSQMTPSAPAHLVVPIFESSHGVPAPSCMVPRTPDPCLPLFPVTPTGEGQKKRVMATADPWDQGNTSNGVPAHRPSTMPFGLNNGGSSSHGIQRAAAPHLPTSAMASMAGAGRWPTMPAVASTNGYGLNTNRTSASVAPWPAYLAPPFSQPNSSGMGRNGVMRAPAPHLAALFMPAAAAPGFRGWSTPASSVTGTALPLPATQAAVANTIGGLAPSYSVPAGAMVAHRGLPIRMEFAGAYHDTATTLALGVPATAAGAAATSSVPAPVAMDTRDGGRASEFDPWCPRGFKPDDGPSSSSRQAQELQGGSNQGEQRTKPLLDLFKP; the protein is encoded by the exons ATGGGACTACCTGTGCACTTTAGAATCATCCTTCGGGGAGAAGAGGTTAAGCGTCGTAACCTTGTGTCTGAGCTCAAGCATAGTCAACACATCAGATACAGGTGCAGCGCGACAGAAAGGGAAGATGAAGTG GTGCTGGGGTTCTTAGATGATGCACCAGATTTTGACACGGATCGATTCTGCTTCTACTACAAACAGCGCCTTATCTTG CCCTTCGTGCCTGCCTATGGATTCTCGGACAGAAGCCGGAGCATCGTGGGAGTTCTGCAGCCCAATCACCTGAAGCCAGCGAGGAACAAGCAGGATTTTCAGTGGTCGCCAGAGCTTGCAGAGCTGCAAAAGATCCTGATGGAAATGGGAGCGGAATTCTG GAAACGCCTGAAAGGGAAGGAGCTTAAAGATGCCGCGGCCCTGCTAAGTTTGGCGCCTCCCGGTTCTCACGATGAAACAAATTTGATTTGGGGCAACACCGCTGGGATGCACTCCCAGATGACTCCATCTGCACCGGCTCATCTTGTGGTGCCAATTTTTGAGTCAAGCCATGGCGTTCCTGCACCATCATGTATGGTTCCAAGAACTCCTGACCCATGTCTTCCGTTATTCCCCGTCACACCAACCGGAGAAGGACAGAAGAAGAGAGTGATGGCCACGGCAGATCCTTGGGACCAAGGGAATACCTCCAATGGTGTTCCTGCTCATCGTCCTTCGACGATGCCATTCGGGTTGAACAACGGTGGTTCGTCCTCTCATGGCATCCAGAGAGCTGCTGCGCCTCATCTTCCTACATCTGCCATGGCATCAATGGCCGGAGCCGGACGCTGGCCAACCATGCCAGCCGTGGCAAGCACCAACGGATACGGCCTGAACACCAACAGAACGTCAGCTTCCGTTGCCCCTTGGCCGGCTTACCTCGCGCCGCCCTTTTCCCAGCCGAACAGCAGCGGCATGGGGCGGAATGGCGTCATGAGAGCTCCCGCTCCTCACCTAGCTGCACTCTTCATgccagcagctgcagctcctGGATTCAGAGGCTGGTCGACACCGGCAAGCTCAGTGACCGGCACTGCTCTGCCTCTCCCTGCAACGCAGGCCGCTGTGGCGAACACCATTGGTGGCTTGGCACCCTCATATTCAGTCCCAGCCGGTGCTATGGTTGCTCACCGTGGTCTGCCAATCAGGATGGAGTTTGCTGGGGCTTATCATGACACTGCTACTACTCTAGCTCTTGGCGTtccggccaccgccgcaggCGCTGCAGCTACTTCTTCTGTTCCGGCGCCGGTCGCGATGGACACCAGAGACGGCGGCAGAGCATCTGAATTCGACCCGTGGTGTCCTCGTGGTTTCAAGCCGGACGACGGCCCGTCAAGCTCCTCGAGACAG GCACAGGAATTGCAGGGTGGCAGCAATCAAGGGGAGCAACGTACCAAGCCACTGCTGGATCTGTTCAAGCCTTAG
- the LOC120665051 gene encoding uncharacterized protein LOC120665051 produces the protein MDGKNLGNEQQAQQKKRDAVTDNVPSLDQEALKQFSDSDAGNISPANGHEADVNMEAAISTEDVMRAGGFGAKDDIGSVLPTAIDSTDFEASLRDARDFEGEKEAPSHPGLGWKGEGGDYGSKPTDVPQQLP, from the coding sequence ATGGATGGAAAGAACCTTGGCAATGAACAACAAGCTCAACAAAAGAAGCGTGATGCAGTGACAGACAATGTTCCAAGCCTTGATCAAGAGGCCTTGAAACAGTTCTCAGATTCAGATGCTGGAAACATCAGTCCGGCAAATGGCCATGAAGCTGATGTCAACATGGAAGCAGCCATCTCCACAGAGGATGTCATGCGAGCCGGCGGGTTTGGAGCAAAAGACGACATTGGCAGTGTCCTCCCAACAGCTATTGATTCCACTGATTTCGAGGCCTCGCTGCGGGATGCCCGTGACTTTGAAGGTGAGAAAGAGGCACCATCACATCCTGGACTGGGCTGGAAGGGGGAGGGAGGTGATTATGGGAGCAAACCAACAGATGTGCCGCAGCAGTTACCGTGA